In one window of Kitasatospora sp. MMS16-BH015 DNA:
- a CDS encoding ATP/GTP-binding protein: MSPRRNSQSHRQKREPGGSGGSEGGGVPLGGALRRSESYRGEDWVVQTVAGQAGRYYRCPGCDQEIPPNTGHVVAWPAYGAGVDDRRHWHRACWGARERRESNVQRGRGAPRY; the protein is encoded by the coding sequence GTGTCGCCCCGTCGCAACAGCCAGAGCCACCGTCAGAAGCGCGAGCCGGGTGGGTCGGGCGGCTCGGAGGGTGGTGGCGTGCCGCTGGGCGGCGCGCTGCGGCGTTCGGAGAGCTACCGGGGCGAGGACTGGGTGGTGCAGACCGTGGCCGGCCAGGCCGGCCGCTACTACCGCTGCCCGGGCTGTGACCAGGAGATCCCGCCGAACACCGGCCACGTGGTGGCCTGGCCGGCCTACGGCGCGGGGGTCGACGACCGGCGGCACTGGCACCGGGCCTGCTGGGGCGCGCGGGAGCGGCGGGAATCGAACGTCCAGCGGGGGCGGGGAGCGCCTAGGTACTAG
- a CDS encoding D-isomer specific 2-hydroxyacid dehydrogenase family protein — MDRPRVLLIDAAPGDLLDLELDRLLGAGLAVTLNLRRVDDRAAVERVRGGPSGPRLTLTDFDGFDPAALTAACLADGLGHDAVKSRSGAPLGEALFAAATDPALAHRLRVVGRAGAGIDHIDAEAAARYGIAIAHTPGSNAEAVAEFALAQLLTLARGLLPHHTAAHQGRWVSLPQRQLAELTLGIVGLGRIGRALARRATALGLPVLALTRSPFDLPGVRRAASLPALLAEADAVSLHLPLTPQTRGLIGAAELAAMRPGSYLLNTARGGLVDEQALATALADPAHPLAAAAIDTFAHEHAAFDTPLRGLPNALLTPHIAGTTRTAQLAAALSVADQIVEILGELHYPGARGTARIRERPSRSSDHRASCTPTVQPGA; from the coding sequence GTGGACCGACCCCGCGTACTCCTGATCGACGCCGCCCCCGGCGACCTGCTCGACCTCGAACTCGACCGACTGCTCGGCGCCGGCCTCGCCGTCACCCTCAACCTGCGGCGGGTCGACGACCGGGCGGCCGTCGAGCGCGTCCGGGGCGGGCCTTCCGGGCCCCGGCTGACCCTCACCGACTTCGACGGGTTCGACCCGGCCGCCCTGACCGCGGCCTGCCTGGCCGACGGGCTCGGCCACGACGCGGTGAAGTCCCGCTCCGGCGCACCGCTGGGCGAGGCGCTGTTCGCCGCCGCCACCGACCCGGCGCTGGCGCACCGGCTGCGCGTGGTGGGCCGCGCCGGCGCCGGGATCGACCACATCGACGCCGAGGCCGCCGCCCGGTACGGGATCGCGATCGCCCACACCCCGGGCTCCAACGCCGAGGCCGTGGCCGAGTTCGCCCTCGCCCAACTGCTCACCCTGGCCCGGGGCCTGCTCCCCCACCACACCGCCGCCCATCAGGGCCGCTGGGTCAGCCTGCCGCAGCGTCAGCTCGCCGAGCTGACCCTCGGCATCGTCGGCCTCGGCCGGATCGGCCGGGCCCTGGCCCGCCGGGCCACCGCCCTCGGCCTCCCGGTGCTGGCCCTGACCCGCTCCCCCTTCGACCTCCCGGGCGTCCGCCGGGCCGCCTCCCTCCCGGCCCTGCTCGCCGAGGCCGACGCGGTCTCCCTCCACCTGCCGCTGACCCCGCAGACCCGCGGCCTGATCGGCGCCGCCGAACTCGCCGCGATGCGCCCCGGCTCCTACCTGCTCAACACCGCCCGCGGCGGCCTGGTCGACGAACAGGCCCTGGCCACCGCCCTGGCCGACCCGGCCCACCCCCTGGCCGCCGCCGCCATCGACACCTTCGCCCACGAGCACGCAGCCTTCGACACCCCGCTCCGCGGCCTCCCGAACGCCCTCCTGACCCCCCACATCGCCGGCACCACGCGGACCGCTCAGCTCGCGGCAGCCCTGTCGGTAGCCGACCAGATCGTTGAGATTCTGGGGGAGTTGCACTATCCAGGGGCGCGGGGAACTGCGCGAATCCGGGAGAGGCCGAGTCGCAGCAGCGATCACCGCGCCAGTTGCACCCCGACAGTGCAACCAGGGGCGTGA
- a CDS encoding ABC transporter ATP-binding protein: MIELHELTKRYGETLAVDGLSFQVPQGVVTGFLGPNGAGKSTTMRMILDLDRPTSGRVTIDGKRYGQLSEPLKYIGALLEAKAVHPGRTAYDHLLWLAQSNRIPRRRVDEVLSLVGLSSVARKRSRGFSLGMGQRLGIASALLGDPEILMFDEPVNGLDPEGILWIRNLMKGLAAEGRTVFVSSHLMSEMALTADHLVVIGRGKLLANLSMAEFIKQNSRSAVRVRTPHVEQLLTALASVGLRATAGPEGSYEVEDGDLAHLGELAASHGITLHELSPQQASLEEAFMQMTADSVQYHAGDGEGRDAAGAPGTWGANWQAKGAAGQAGAGPAAGGPDASGKGSSEKGS, translated from the coding sequence ATGATCGAGCTGCACGAGCTGACCAAACGCTACGGCGAGACCCTCGCCGTGGACGGGCTCAGCTTCCAGGTGCCCCAGGGCGTGGTGACCGGCTTCCTCGGGCCGAACGGCGCCGGGAAGTCCACCACCATGCGGATGATCCTCGACCTCGACCGCCCCACCAGCGGCCGGGTCACCATCGACGGCAAGCGGTACGGGCAGCTCAGCGAGCCGCTCAAGTACATCGGCGCACTGCTGGAGGCCAAGGCCGTCCACCCCGGCCGCACCGCCTACGACCACCTGCTCTGGCTGGCCCAGAGCAACCGGATCCCGCGCCGCCGGGTGGACGAGGTGCTCTCCCTGGTCGGGCTGAGCTCGGTCGCCCGCAAGCGTTCCCGGGGGTTCTCGCTCGGCATGGGCCAGCGCCTCGGCATCGCCTCGGCGCTGCTCGGCGACCCGGAGATCCTGATGTTCGACGAGCCGGTCAACGGGCTCGACCCCGAGGGCATCCTCTGGATCCGCAACCTGATGAAGGGCCTGGCCGCCGAGGGCCGCACCGTCTTCGTCTCCTCGCACCTGATGAGCGAGATGGCGCTGACCGCCGACCACCTGGTGGTGATCGGCCGGGGCAAGCTGCTGGCCAACCTCTCGATGGCCGAGTTCATCAAGCAGAACTCCCGCTCCGCCGTGCGCGTGCGCACCCCGCACGTGGAGCAGCTGCTCACCGCCCTCGCCTCCGTGGGCCTGCGGGCCACCGCGGGCCCCGAGGGCAGCTACGAGGTCGAGGACGGCGATCTCGCCCACCTCGGCGAGCTGGCCGCGAGCCACGGCATCACCCTGCACGAGCTGAGCCCGCAGCAGGCCTCGCTGGAGGAGGCGTTCATGCAGATGACCGCCGACTCCGTGCAGTACCACGCGGGCGACGGCGAGGGCCGGGACGCGGCCGGCGCCCCCGGCACCTGGGGCGCCAACTGGCAGGCCAAGGGTGCCGCCGGCCAGGCCGGCGCCGGGCCGGCCGCGGGCGGCCCGGACGCGTCCGGCAAGGGCTCCTCCGAGAAGGGCAGTTGA
- a CDS encoding cellulose-binding protein, with translation MSDSHSIHGFDLVRRGYERAQVDERITKLVADRDSALARIGALEKRIEELHLETQSAQAQVTEAEPSYAGLGARVEKILRLAEEEAKDLREEAHRAAEQHRELAEAAAQQVRTEAENYAKDRKAKAEDEGLRIVDKAKSDSAQLRAEANKDAQNKREEADALFEETRTKAAQAALEFETNLAKRREQSERDLAARQAKAEKRLAEIEHRAEQLRLEAEKLRTDAERRARQTVETAQRQSEDIVADANAKADRIRSESERELAALTNRRDSINAQLTNVREMLATLTGAAVAAASLPTDDTLGVPAQQSR, from the coding sequence ATGAGCGACAGTCACTCCATTCACGGCTTCGACCTGGTGCGCCGTGGGTACGAGCGCGCCCAGGTCGACGAGCGGATCACCAAGCTGGTGGCCGACCGTGACAGCGCGTTGGCCCGGATCGGTGCGCTGGAGAAGCGCATCGAGGAGCTGCACCTCGAGACCCAGAGCGCCCAGGCCCAGGTGACCGAGGCGGAGCCCTCGTACGCCGGTCTCGGTGCCCGCGTGGAGAAGATCCTGCGGCTGGCCGAGGAGGAGGCGAAGGACCTGCGCGAGGAGGCCCACCGCGCCGCCGAGCAGCACCGCGAGCTGGCCGAGGCCGCCGCGCAGCAGGTCCGCACCGAGGCGGAGAACTACGCCAAGGACCGCAAGGCGAAGGCCGAGGACGAGGGCCTGCGGATCGTCGACAAGGCCAAGAGCGACAGCGCCCAGCTGCGCGCCGAGGCCAACAAGGACGCGCAGAACAAGCGCGAGGAGGCGGACGCCCTCTTCGAGGAGACCCGCACCAAGGCCGCCCAGGCCGCCCTGGAGTTCGAGACCAACCTGGCCAAGCGCCGCGAGCAGTCCGAGCGCGACCTGGCGGCCCGTCAGGCCAAGGCCGAGAAGCGCCTGGCCGAGATCGAGCACCGCGCCGAGCAGCTCCGCCTGGAGGCCGAGAAGCTCCGCACCGACGCCGAGCGCCGCGCCCGCCAGACCGTGGAGACGGCCCAGCGCCAGTCCGAGGACATCGTGGCCGACGCCAACGCCAAGGCCGACCGGATCCGCAGCGAATCCGAGCGCGAGCTCGCCGCGCTGACGAACCGTCGCGACTCCATCAACGCCCAGCTCACCAACGTCCGCGAGATGCTCGCCACCCTGACGGGTGCGGCGGTGGCCGCGGCCTCCCTGCCGACCGACGACACCCTCGGCGTCCCGGCCCAGCAGTCCCGCTAA
- a CDS encoding esterase-like activity of phytase family protein yields the protein MRLIRLTTLAAAAASLAAFAVPASAAETHTGTWTYSDPAPIGNGLALGGFSDLFPADDSGKVFWTITDRGPNADAPADNDKIFLKPDYTPQILKVRLAKGNRIEVLKRIPLRTPKGQTDPVTHTRNITGLPPAALTGERPVDSKNNVLPNDPYGVDSEGLVRAHDGSFWVSSEYGSSVLHFSAHGVLETVLVPAGSTFTAPGATVLPILPAIEAKQKNNKGLEGLTISADGRTLYAAQQTQLANPDAKAAKKSRLQRIFRIDVSGRTPAVTGEFANVREADSATDGGWSTSAISWLGPDRLLVEERDALRPTVHTRFFEVDLRQATDLLGTKWDAAATTPALELDWSAITPGTKRLVFDAAAAGIQNGKLEGLAVQRLGHGRARLTLVNDNDFGVDSFKDGQVVPNNAVTRIDQYTVALDK from the coding sequence ATGCGACTGATTCGTCTGACCACGCTGGCCGCCGCCGCTGCCTCCCTCGCCGCCTTCGCCGTGCCGGCCTCCGCCGCCGAGACGCACACCGGCACCTGGACCTACTCCGACCCGGCCCCGATCGGCAACGGCCTGGCCCTGGGCGGGTTCAGCGACCTCTTCCCGGCCGACGACTCCGGCAAGGTCTTCTGGACGATCACCGACCGCGGCCCGAACGCCGACGCCCCCGCGGACAACGACAAGATCTTCCTCAAGCCCGACTACACCCCGCAGATCCTCAAGGTCCGCCTGGCCAAGGGCAACCGCATCGAGGTGCTCAAGCGCATCCCGCTCCGCACCCCCAAGGGCCAGACCGACCCGGTCACCCACACCCGGAACATCACCGGCCTGCCCCCGGCCGCGCTGACCGGTGAGCGCCCGGTGGACAGCAAGAACAACGTGCTGCCGAACGACCCGTACGGGGTGGACAGCGAGGGCCTGGTCCGGGCCCACGACGGCTCGTTCTGGGTCAGCAGCGAGTACGGCTCCTCCGTGCTGCACTTCTCCGCGCACGGCGTGCTGGAGACCGTCCTGGTGCCGGCCGGCTCCACCTTCACCGCCCCCGGCGCCACGGTGCTGCCGATCCTGCCGGCCATCGAGGCCAAGCAGAAGAACAACAAGGGCCTGGAGGGTCTGACCATCTCGGCCGACGGCCGCACCCTCTACGCGGCCCAGCAGACCCAGCTGGCCAACCCGGACGCCAAGGCGGCCAAGAAGTCCCGGCTGCAGCGGATCTTCCGGATCGACGTCTCCGGCCGCACCCCGGCCGTGACCGGCGAGTTCGCGAACGTCCGGGAGGCCGATTCGGCCACCGACGGCGGCTGGAGCACCTCCGCCATCAGCTGGCTCGGCCCGGACCGCCTGCTGGTCGAGGAGCGGGACGCGCTGCGGCCCACCGTGCACACCCGGTTCTTCGAGGTGGACCTGCGGCAGGCCACCGACCTCCTCGGCACCAAGTGGGACGCCGCGGCCACCACCCCGGCCCTGGAGCTGGACTGGTCGGCCATCACCCCGGGCACCAAGCGCCTGGTCTTCGACGCGGCGGCGGCCGGCATCCAGAACGGCAAGCTGGAGGGCCTGGCCGTCCAGCGCCTCGGTCACGGCCGGGCCCGGCTGACCCTGGTCAACGACAACGACTTCGGGGTCGACTCCTTCAAGGACGGCCAGGTCGTCCCGAACAACGCCGTCACCCGGATCGACCAGTACACCGTCGCGCTCGACAAGTAG
- a CDS encoding ABC transporter permease subunit: MASFPAVLQSEWTKVRSVRSTVWTLALTFVVTLGVGALLSLLTNNNFDSFRGNTDSPFDATGTAFSGIMLGELAIIVFGVLAVGNEYSSGMIRVSLAAVPQRATLLAGKAVVLGALALAVSLVTAFLTFFLGQSLLGSHSTSLGEPNVLRAVFGAALYLTLICLFSAGVTAMLHNQTLALGVLVPFFFLLSPILSAVPKVKTLAHYFPDYAGSRMLLVYEQHGQPYGPWQGLLICLAWTLAALGGGALVLKKRDA, translated from the coding sequence ATGGCCTCCTTCCCCGCCGTGCTGCAGTCCGAGTGGACCAAGGTGCGCAGCGTGCGCTCCACGGTCTGGACGCTCGCGCTGACCTTCGTGGTGACCCTCGGGGTCGGCGCGCTGCTCTCGCTGCTCACCAACAACAACTTCGACAGCTTCCGGGGCAACACCGACTCCCCGTTCGACGCCACCGGCACCGCCTTCTCCGGGATCATGCTCGGCGAGCTGGCGATCATCGTCTTCGGCGTGCTGGCCGTGGGCAACGAGTACAGCTCCGGCATGATCCGGGTCTCGCTGGCCGCCGTCCCGCAGCGGGCCACCCTGCTGGCCGGCAAGGCCGTGGTGCTCGGGGCGCTCGCGCTGGCGGTCTCCCTGGTCACCGCCTTCCTGACCTTCTTCCTCGGCCAGTCGCTGCTCGGCAGCCACTCCACCTCGCTGGGCGAGCCCAACGTGCTGCGGGCGGTCTTCGGCGCGGCGCTCTACCTGACCCTGATCTGCCTCTTCTCGGCGGGCGTCACGGCCATGCTGCACAACCAGACCCTCGCGCTGGGCGTGCTGGTGCCGTTCTTCTTCCTGCTCTCCCCGATCCTCTCCGCCGTGCCCAAGGTCAAGACCCTGGCGCACTACTTCCCCGACTACGCGGGCTCCCGGATGCTGCTGGTCTACGAGCAGCACGGCCAGCCGTACGGGCCCTGGCAGGGCCTGCTGATCTGCCTGGCCTGGACGCTCGCCGCCCTCGGGGGCGGGGCCCTGGTGCTCAAGAAACGGGACGCCTGA
- a CDS encoding alpha/beta fold hydrolase yields the protein MTFPPAPAVRERGSGTPLVLLHAFPLSARMWDTQRELIPGPDGQDARVITPDQRGFGYTPLGEGEPSLDLVADDLARLLDELGLERAVIGGLSMGGYVAMAFARRHPGRILGLLLADTKATADPEPARLNRERIAKAVLARDSVSLLAEENLAENLLGPATMPELTAHVRELIAEASPAAVAWAQRAMAARPDSLDVLAGLDCPAAVVVGEADTVTPLIEAQLMTEALPDAELTVIPSVGHLSSLEAPETFNAVVRGLLRRV from the coding sequence ATGACCTTCCCCCCTGCGCCGGCCGTCCGCGAGCGCGGCTCCGGCACCCCGCTCGTCCTGCTGCACGCCTTCCCGCTCTCCGCCCGGATGTGGGACACCCAGCGGGAGCTGATCCCCGGGCCGGACGGGCAGGACGCCCGGGTGATCACGCCGGACCAGCGCGGGTTCGGCTACACCCCGCTGGGGGAGGGGGAGCCCTCGCTCGACCTGGTCGCCGACGACCTGGCCCGGCTGCTCGACGAGCTTGGGCTGGAGCGGGCCGTGATCGGCGGGCTCTCGATGGGCGGGTACGTGGCGATGGCCTTCGCCCGGCGCCACCCCGGCCGGATCCTGGGCCTGCTGCTCGCCGACACCAAGGCCACCGCCGACCCCGAGCCGGCCCGGCTGAACCGGGAGCGGATCGCCAAGGCCGTGCTGGCCCGCGATTCGGTGAGCCTGCTGGCCGAGGAGAACCTGGCCGAGAACCTGCTCGGCCCGGCCACCATGCCCGAGCTGACCGCCCACGTCCGCGAGCTGATCGCCGAGGCGAGCCCGGCGGCGGTGGCCTGGGCCCAGCGGGCGATGGCGGCCCGCCCGGACTCGCTGGACGTGCTGGCCGGCCTGGACTGCCCGGCGGCCGTGGTGGTCGGCGAGGCCGACACGGTGACCCCGCTGATCGAGGCCCAGCTGATGACGGAGGCCCTGCCGGACGCCGAGCTGACCGTCATCCCGAGCGTGGGGCACCTGAGTTCGCTGGAGGCACCGGAGACCTTCAACGCGGTGGTGCGGGGGCTGCTCCGCAGGGTCTGA
- a CDS encoding LLM class flavin-dependent oxidoreductase, whose product MEVGAFLLSAQFPGQTHAEALDRTVAAAEAAERAGLSDVWLAEHHFVPYGVCPNAATLAALLLGRTRRIGVGTAVSVLSTTHPVTLGEQAALLHLTSGGRFTVGVGRGGPWIDLAVFGGGAAAYEEGFPERLDLLLRWLRGTRVGGQGPQFDFPEVAVVPRATEPGRRTDLAGWLGLEGEPSLRFPRQRRDEAPAPERGGPPVVVACTSPGGVKLAAERGLPMLLGMHSGDEDKLQMLAAYRAAWRAAGRGEEQLAQTERLHIAAGVAQVDDRGPAARAALLRSMPGWFEYGLGAHRTVDGRERRMRDPREYTELLCDLHSVGTPRHCADRLLATAERTGLRRFALLTEGSGDHAATLENIARLGGEVLPQLS is encoded by the coding sequence ATCGAGGTCGGCGCCTTCCTGCTGTCCGCCCAGTTCCCGGGCCAGACGCACGCCGAGGCACTCGACCGTACCGTAGCCGCGGCCGAGGCCGCCGAACGCGCGGGCCTCAGCGACGTCTGGCTGGCCGAGCACCACTTCGTGCCGTACGGAGTCTGCCCGAACGCGGCCACCCTGGCCGCCCTGCTGCTCGGCCGCACCCGCCGGATCGGCGTCGGCACCGCGGTGAGCGTGCTCTCCACCACCCACCCGGTCACCCTCGGCGAGCAGGCCGCCCTGCTCCACCTGACCAGCGGCGGCCGGTTCACGGTCGGCGTCGGCCGGGGCGGGCCGTGGATCGACCTGGCGGTGTTCGGCGGCGGGGCGGCGGCCTACGAGGAGGGCTTCCCGGAGCGGCTCGACCTGCTGCTGCGCTGGCTGCGCGGCACCCGGGTCGGGGGGCAGGGGCCGCAGTTCGACTTCCCCGAGGTGGCCGTGGTGCCCCGGGCCACCGAGCCGGGCCGCCGCACCGACCTGGCCGGCTGGCTGGGTCTGGAGGGCGAGCCGTCCCTGCGCTTCCCCCGCCAGCGGCGGGACGAGGCCCCGGCCCCCGAGCGCGGCGGGCCGCCGGTGGTGGTCGCCTGCACCTCCCCGGGCGGGGTCAAGCTGGCCGCCGAGCGCGGGCTGCCGATGCTGCTGGGGATGCACTCGGGCGACGAGGACAAGCTCCAGATGCTGGCCGCCTACCGCGCCGCCTGGCGGGCCGCCGGGCGCGGCGAGGAGCAGCTGGCGCAGACCGAGCGGCTGCACATCGCGGCGGGGGTGGCCCAGGTCGACGACCGCGGGCCGGCGGCCCGGGCGGCGCTGCTGCGCTCGATGCCGGGCTGGTTCGAGTACGGGCTCGGCGCGCACCGCACGGTGGACGGCCGCGAGCGCCGGATGCGCGATCCGCGCGAGTACACCGAGCTGCTCTGCGACCTGCACTCGGTGGGCACCCCGCGGCACTGCGCCGACCGGCTGCTGGCCACCGCCGAGCGGACCGGCCTGCGCCGCTTCGCCCTGCTCACCGAGGGCTCGGGCGACCACGCGGCCACCCTGGAGAACATCGCCCGCCTCGGCGGCGAGGTGCTGCCCCAACTCTCCTGA